One window of the Shewanella maritima genome contains the following:
- a CDS encoding DUF2065 domain-containing protein, which translates to MSFETIMVAIAMVLILEGIGPMIFPEQWKNYLLEISKQNQNVLRRLGGSLFTAGVVLLIIFS; encoded by the coding sequence ATGAGTTTCGAAACAATCATGGTGGCGATCGCTATGGTTTTGATCCTCGAAGGGATCGGGCCAATGATCTTCCCTGAGCAGTGGAAAAATTATTTGTTAGAGATTTCTAAGCAAAATCAAAACGTACTCAGACGTTTAGGTGGATCTTTATTCACGGCGGGTGTGGTTTTGTTGATTATTTTTTCATAA
- the rpsI gene encoding 30S ribosomal protein S9: protein MSASQYYGTGRRKTSTARVFAKVGSGNIVVNQRPLDVYFGRETARMVVRQPLELVEMTEKLDIYVTVKGGGTTGQAGAIRHGITRALMQLDESLRPTLRAAGFVTRDAREVERKKVGLRKARRKPQFSKR, encoded by the coding sequence ATGTCTGCATCTCAGTACTACGGCACTGGCCGTCGCAAAACTTCTACTGCTCGCGTATTCGCAAAAGTAGGTAGTGGCAACATCGTTGTTAACCAACGTCCTCTTGATGTTTACTTTGGTCGTGAAACGGCTCGTATGGTTGTTCGTCAACCACTAGAGCTAGTTGAAATGACTGAAAAACTAGACATCTACGTAACTGTTAAGGGCGGTGGTACTACCGGCCAAGCAGGTGCTATCCGTCACGGTATTACCCGTGCACTGATGCAACTAGATGAATCTCTACGTCCTACTCTACGCGCTGCTGGTTTCGTTACCCGTGATGCTCGTGAAGTTGAGCGTAAGAAAGTTGGTCTACGTAAAGCACGTCGTAAGCCACAATTCTCGAAGCGTTAA
- the rplM gene encoding 50S ribosomal protein L13, with product MKTFTATPETVTRDWYVVDADGKTLGRIATEIAARLRGKHKPEYTPHVDTGDYIIVINAEKVTVTGNKAAGKTYYSHSGFPGGIKQISFEKLQAHKPEMIIEKAVKGMLPKGPLGRAMFRKLKVYTGAEHNHAAQQPQVLDI from the coding sequence ATGAAAACTTTTACTGCTACACCAGAAACTGTAACTCGTGACTGGTATGTCGTTGACGCAGACGGCAAAACTTTAGGTCGTATCGCTACTGAAATTGCTGCTCGCCTACGTGGTAAGCACAAGCCAGAATACACTCCTCACGTTGACACTGGTGATTACATCATCGTTATCAACGCTGAAAAAGTGACTGTAACTGGTAACAAAGCTGCTGGTAAGACTTACTACTCGCACTCAGGCTTCCCAGGTGGCATCAAGCAAATCAGCTTTGAGAAGCTTCAAGCTCACAAGCCTGAAATGATCATCGAGAAAGCAGTTAAGGGTATGTTACCTAAAGGTCCTTTAGGTCGCGCTATGTTCCGTAAACTAAAAGTTTACACTGGCGCTGAGCATAACCACGCTGCACAACAACCACAAGTTCTTGATATCTAA